One Lycium barbarum isolate Lr01 chromosome 5, ASM1917538v2, whole genome shotgun sequence genomic window carries:
- the LOC132639518 gene encoding uncharacterized protein LOC132639518 gives MDMPMRRLKRKITHKGNSILHMVGIKEDPEIADMRSPAHLLQENLLLFERVKNVYSDDFFEIINKDGKTAEELFTKANATLRSEAKDWLKRTTENCTIVDVLIATVAFAAAYTIPGGPNQSIGSSWTIHSS, from the exons ATGGATATGCCAATGAGGAGACTCAAGAGAAAAATCACTCATAAGGGAAATTCCATATTGCACATGGTTGGTATAAAAGAGGACCCCGAAATTGCAGATATGAGAAGCCCTGCTCATCTGTTGCAAGAGAATTTGCTCTTATTTGAG CGTGTGAAAAACGTCTACTCAGATGATTTTTTCGAAATTATTAACAAAGATGGAAAGACGGCAGAAGAGTTATTCACTAAAGCAAATGCTACACTTCGTTCAGAAGCAAAAGACTGGCTTAAACGCACTACGGAGAACTGTACAATAGTTGATGTGCTCATTGCAACAGTGGCTTTTGCAGCAGCCTATACTATTCCAGGTGGTCCAAATCAAAGCATTGGTTCCTCATGGACCATCCATTCTTCGTGA
- the LOC132642538 gene encoding uncharacterized protein LOC132642538 — protein MTALQLLACNRQAFGSGENYSFIKRSIYTRLSTEHKATEREEAQKRYRVPMVESMRQQKQRHESVLELAKFLIANDTSWEHSESALNKVEPRYHKYRLMPDVSKGQEKEDQRGVAQEGQAVTKVAESPLILATKSGCMEIVEEILKTYPQAVEYIDSQGRNILHVAIK, from the exons ATGACTGCTCTTCAACTTCTTGCATGCAACCGACAAGCATTTGGAAGTGGAGAGAATTATAGTTTTATCAAGAGATCCATTTACACTC GTCTTTCAACTGAACATAAGGCTACAGAGAGGGAAG AAGCTCAAAAACGTTATAGAGTGCCTATGGTGGAGTCTATGCGTCAGCAAAAGCAGAGACATGAATCAGTTCTTGAACTTGCAAAGTTCTTGATAGCAAATGATACTTCTTGGGAGCATTCAGAGTCTGCATTAAATAAGGTCGAACCTCGATATCACAAATATAGACTAATGCCAGATGTTTCAAAAGGCCAAGAAAAAGAGGATCAACGTGGTGTTGCACAAGAAGGACAAGCTGTTACAAAAGTGGCTGAGTCACCATTGATCTTAGCAACCAAATCAGGTTGCATGGAAATTGTGGAGGAGATATTGAAAACATATCCTCAAGCAGTGGAATATATTGACAGTCAAGGTCGTAACATTTTGCACGTCGCGATCAAGTAA